DNA sequence from the Virgibacillus proomii genome:
TCCTTCGACAATCGTTTTTACAGAAATAACAGATTCTACTCCACCAGCTGCACCTAACAAATGACCGGTCATTGATTTTGTTGATGAAATCGCAACATGTTTGGCATGCTCTCCTAAAACAGATTTAATGGCGATGGTTTCATATTTATCATTTAAATTGGTACTTGTTCCATGTGCATTAATATAATTTACTTCAGTCGGAGCAACAGATGCATCATTCAAAGCCTCTTGCATAGCCCGGGCAGCCCCCTCACCACTTTCGGCCGGGGCAGTGATGTGATAGGCATCGCCTGTAGCGCCGTAGCCGACAATTTCTGCATAAATCTTCGCATTCCGCGCCAAGGCAGATTCGAGTTCTTCTAAGACTAATATTCCACAGCCTTCTCCCATAACAAAACCATCCCGATTTTTATCAAACGGACGGCTTGCTTTTTTAGGATCTTCATTTACTGAAAGTGCCTTTGCTGATGAAAACCCTGCAAAAGCCATATTTGATATTGGTGCTTCAGTTCCTCCAGTAATGATTGCATCCGCATCTCCACGTTGAACTGCTCGAAAAGCATCACCAATAGAGCTCGCTCCAGAAGCACAAGCTGTTACAGTACAAGAATTAATCCCTTTAGCCCCTAATTGAATCGATACTTGACCTGCAGCCATGTCTGGAATCATCATTGGTACAAAAAATGGACTAACTCGTTTTGGGCCTTTCTCCAAAAGTTTCTTATGCTGATCCTCCCATGTTTGCATACCGCCAATTCCGCAGCCAATCCACACACCTACACGATTACGGTTGTTATCGTTGATTGGTAAATCTGCATCTTCCACAGCCATCTTTGCTGCTATAACTGCATATTGAGTAAATAAATCCATTTTACGTGCATCTTTTCTTTCAATATACGGAGAAGGGTCAAAATCTTTTATTTCTGCAGCTGCCTTAGCAGGAAACAACTCTTTATCTACTTTTGTAACAAAATCAATCCCTGTTTTCCCTGCAATAAGGTTTTCCCACATATCATTTACATTATTTCCAACTGGTGTAACGGCGCCAAGTCCTGTTATTACCACTCTTCTTTGTTTCATATGGTTTTCCTCCTAGTTCCATACAATTATCTTCCCCATCGTATTGCTAAGGCCCCCCATGTTAAACCGCCGCCAAAGCCTACTAACACAATCAAATCATTGTCTTTTATTTTACCATCTCTGACAGATTCCGACAAAGCAATAGGTATAGATGCCGCTGAATTATTTCCATATTTTTTAATGGTTTTTGCCATTTTATCATCGGAAATGCCAAGTCTTTGTCTAGCTGCTTCCATAATTCTTATATTTGCTTGATGAGGTATTAAATAATCTACATCTTCTTCTTTATACCCTGCATCCTTAATAACATTCACTGAAGATTCCGGCATTTGTCTTACTGCAAATTTAAACACTTCACGACCATTCATAAAAATATGGCCTGTTTCTTTATCTTG
Encoded proteins:
- the fabF gene encoding beta-ketoacyl-ACP synthase II, with amino-acid sequence MKQRRVVITGLGAVTPVGNNVNDMWENLIAGKTGIDFVTKVDKELFPAKAAAEIKDFDPSPYIERKDARKMDLFTQYAVIAAKMAVEDADLPINDNNRNRVGVWIGCGIGGMQTWEDQHKKLLEKGPKRVSPFFVPMMIPDMAAGQVSIQLGAKGINSCTVTACASGASSIGDAFRAVQRGDADAIITGGTEAPISNMAFAGFSSAKALSVNEDPKKASRPFDKNRDGFVMGEGCGILVLEELESALARNAKIYAEIVGYGATGDAYHITAPAESGEGAARAMQEALNDASVAPTEVNYINAHGTSTNLNDKYETIAIKSVLGEHAKHVAISSTKSMTGHLLGAAGGVESVISVKTIVEGMIPPTINYETPDPDCDLDYVPNKAREQDVDVVLSNSLGFGGHNVALVFKKYQ